A portion of the Lysinibacillus timonensis genome contains these proteins:
- a CDS encoding IclR family transcriptional regulator, translated as MATVQSIERAFIILERLSEHPSGMQITKLARETNLSKSTVHRLLSTLIELQYVNKDLETERYYISYRALYLTRNILSNSSLISVAKPILQRLVNEINETIHLCLEENGEVVYIDKIESNQTIRMYSSIGSRAPMYCTGVGKMLLSGKDENVLHDMISKVQFTKRTNNTILTPTDLLDEIDRIRKCGYALDNIENEEGIRCIAAPIYDFSGKIIASFSISGPSSRVTLERIEEELAEKILETSRTISFQLGYV; from the coding sequence ATGGCTACTGTACAATCTATTGAGCGTGCTTTTATCATATTAGAACGTTTATCTGAACACCCAAGTGGGATGCAAATAACAAAACTAGCAAGGGAAACGAACTTATCAAAAAGTACTGTCCATCGACTACTATCAACTTTGATTGAGCTACAATATGTGAATAAGGATTTGGAAACAGAGAGGTATTACATAAGTTATCGCGCGCTATACTTGACTCGTAATATTTTATCGAATTCTAGTTTAATTTCGGTTGCTAAGCCCATTTTACAAAGGTTAGTCAATGAAATTAATGAAACGATTCATTTATGTTTAGAAGAAAACGGGGAAGTTGTTTACATAGACAAAATTGAAAGTAATCAAACGATTCGTATGTATTCAAGTATTGGTAGTCGCGCTCCAATGTATTGCACAGGTGTAGGGAAAATGTTGTTATCTGGAAAAGATGAAAATGTATTACATGACATGATCTCAAAAGTTCAATTTACAAAACGGACGAACAATACAATTTTAACACCGACTGATTTACTCGATGAAATTGACCGTATTCGAAAATGTGGTTACGCTTTGGATAATATCGAAAACGAAGAGGGAATTCGTTGTATTGCTGCACCTATTTATGATTTTTCTGGTAAAATTATTGCTAGCTTTAGTATTTCTGGTCCTAGTAGTCGTGTAACATTAGAGCGAATCGAAGAGGAATTAGCAGAGAAAATATTAGAAACATCAAGAACAATTTCCTTTCAGCTTGGATATGTTTAA